A genomic segment from Pseudomonadales bacterium encodes:
- a CDS encoding BatD family protein, which translates to MKLISFLALALSFLSQPAMATNVWASVSKNKVVKNEVFQLRVVVDEKVSSDDIDFSGLDKDFYVGRPSFGSSINIVNGNRSTRSEWNLTLAAQTLGVAKIPAFTINGASSKPIAIQVTMDRDEPKVSDLVELRSSLDKTTLYPNESASLQTRLIIKADPRRLQNPNVVPPRVDGLTLTQIGEPNQYQSVLGGVEVTVLDQNYLITADQPGEYTLTSAAFKGSVVYGNDRTGTTKLISVDTPAKTFDIKVEDKPAGYTGVWLPTSELNLAQTWTSADGENIASSSTPQAKVGDSITRELTLDIKGLSSDRFPNLKITYPQGIRVYEEKPQFTQLDNGFTRMTLKQVLIPQQTGKVDLPEVNLNWWDSQNKQQKTARLDGLSLDVSPGESLNIPVPASPYTAPADVKTVTVSDPGIWPYLTGLFALLWAVTTVLWLTKRPQTIESDNKQINVPLKSSDALIAALQAGDHFKAQHSASKWLTEAQINDPSLVNEIQNELDEMQKCHFSQQETGWNAAKLLKLINKVDKMPRATGKPEERLAKL; encoded by the coding sequence ATGAAACTGATTAGCTTCTTGGCACTGGCGTTATCTTTTCTCAGCCAACCCGCGATGGCGACTAACGTCTGGGCGTCTGTCAGCAAGAATAAAGTCGTCAAGAACGAAGTCTTTCAACTTCGCGTTGTGGTCGACGAAAAAGTGTCTTCCGACGATATTGATTTCAGCGGATTGGACAAAGACTTCTATGTGGGTCGACCTAGCTTTGGATCTTCGATCAATATCGTCAATGGCAATCGCAGTACACGCAGTGAGTGGAACTTAACACTAGCCGCTCAGACTCTCGGCGTGGCAAAGATTCCCGCTTTTACCATCAATGGTGCGAGCTCGAAACCAATCGCGATTCAAGTCACGATGGACAGAGATGAGCCTAAGGTATCCGATCTCGTTGAACTGCGCAGCTCACTGGATAAAACAACGCTCTACCCCAATGAGAGTGCGTCATTACAAACTCGTCTCATTATCAAGGCCGATCCTAGACGACTGCAAAACCCAAATGTGGTTCCTCCACGAGTCGACGGTCTGACCTTAACTCAAATTGGCGAACCGAATCAGTACCAGAGTGTGCTGGGTGGCGTAGAAGTCACGGTACTTGATCAGAACTACCTCATCACGGCAGACCAGCCGGGGGAATACACGCTCACCAGCGCGGCTTTCAAAGGCTCCGTTGTGTACGGAAATGACCGCACAGGAACGACCAAGCTCATTTCCGTGGATACCCCTGCGAAAACATTTGATATCAAAGTAGAAGACAAGCCAGCAGGCTACACGGGGGTATGGCTACCTACCTCTGAGCTTAATTTAGCCCAAACATGGACGTCGGCCGATGGAGAAAACATCGCCTCCTCTTCGACGCCTCAAGCCAAAGTTGGAGACTCAATTACTCGTGAATTGACGCTCGATATCAAAGGGCTGTCATCTGACCGATTCCCCAATCTGAAAATCACTTACCCACAAGGTATTCGCGTTTATGAAGAAAAGCCCCAGTTCACGCAACTGGATAATGGCTTCACTCGTATGACATTAAAACAAGTCCTCATTCCGCAACAAACGGGCAAGGTTGACCTACCAGAAGTTAATCTCAACTGGTGGGATAGCCAAAACAAACAACAAAAAACCGCGCGTCTGGACGGTTTGTCACTGGATGTGAGCCCTGGTGAGAGCTTGAACATTCCCGTACCGGCTTCTCCATACACAGCGCCAGCCGACGTTAAAACGGTCACCGTCAGTGATCCTGGTATCTGGCCCTATTTAACCGGGTTGTTTGCCCTCCTTTGGGCAGTTACCACTGTGCTATGGCTAACAAAGCGTCCACAAACAATCGAGTCAGATAACAAGCAAATCAATGTCCCCCTCAAATCAAGTGACGCTTTGATAGCGGCTTTGCAAGCAGGAGACCATTTTAAAGCACAGCACAGCGCCTCAAAATGGCTGACGGAAGCACAAATTAACGATCCTTCTCTTGTTAACGAGATCCAGAATGAACTGGATGAAATGCAAAAGTGTCATTTTTCTCAGCAAGAAACTGGCTGGAATGCTGCAAAATTGCTTAAACTAATAAACAAGGTGGACAAAATGCCTCGCGCAACAGGGAAGCCAGAGGAAAGATTAGCGAAGCTTTAG